Proteins encoded within one genomic window of Burkholderiaceae bacterium:
- a CDS encoding ABC transporter, permease protein 1 (cluster 4, leucine/isoleucine/valine/benzoate) → MLSHFIGVLFDGVAYGSLLFLISVGLSITMGLMNFVNLAHGSFAMIGGYACVIAMNHYGVPFPIALVLAFAAGAAAGLVLERLLYRRLYRANPLDQVLFSIGLVFISIAAATYFWGAQQQPSKLPQWLSGQVSLLGVEVGVYRLYLIGLVVLITLALRALVERTRFGAQIRASVDNQQAAAGLGINVGRVFSLTFALGSGLAGLGGGLGLDVLGLDPNFPIKYMVYFLLVVAVGGASTIKGPLIAALILGVVDVAGKYYVPAIGSFIIYGMMVLLLVLFPTGLVGKRS, encoded by the coding sequence ATGCTGAGCCATTTCATCGGCGTGCTGTTCGACGGCGTGGCCTACGGCAGCCTGCTGTTCCTGATCAGCGTCGGCCTGTCGATCACGATGGGGTTGATGAACTTCGTCAATCTCGCGCACGGATCGTTCGCGATGATCGGCGGCTATGCCTGCGTGATCGCGATGAACCATTACGGCGTGCCGTTCCCGATCGCGCTCGTGCTGGCGTTCGCGGCTGGCGCTGCTGCGGGCCTGGTGCTGGAACGCCTGCTGTACCGCCGGCTGTACCGCGCGAACCCGTTGGACCAGGTGCTGTTCTCGATCGGCCTGGTCTTCATCTCGATCGCGGCCGCGACCTACTTCTGGGGCGCGCAACAGCAGCCGTCCAAGCTGCCTCAGTGGCTTTCGGGACAGGTCTCGCTGCTCGGGGTCGAGGTCGGGGTGTACCGGCTCTATCTGATCGGCCTGGTCGTGCTGATCACACTGGCCCTGCGCGCCTTGGTCGAGCGCACGCGCTTCGGCGCGCAGATCCGCGCCTCGGTCGACAACCAGCAGGCGGCGGCGGGTCTGGGCATCAACGTCGGGCGGGTGTTCAGCCTGACCTTCGCGCTCGGCTCCGGGCTGGCGGGCTTGGGCGGCGGCCTGGGGCTGGACGTGCTCGGCCTCGATCCGAACTTTCCGATCAAGTACATGGTGTACTTCCTGCTCGTGGTCGCGGTCGGCGGCGCGAGCACGATCAAGGGACCATTGATCGCCGCGCTGATCCTCGGCGTGGTCGACGTGGCCGGCAAGTACTACGTGCCGGCGATCGGCTCGTTCATCATCTACGGGATGATGGTGCTGCTGCTGGTGCTGTTCCCGACCGGCCTCGTGGGCAAACGATCATGA
- a CDS encoding ABC transporter, permease protein 2 (cluster 4, leucine/isoleucine/valine/benzoate), producing MIARWLDPPRPPLPTDRWRPLEVLFWLLPVAAYFVFPGYLSLLSQIMITGLFAVSLDLILGYAGIVSLGHAAFFGIGAYTAGLLAAHGWPEPLLGLAAAALLAALAGYLVSFLVVPGQDLTRLMVTLGIGLMLFEGANKATDITGGVDGLQGIASGKVLGLFAFDLFGKTAYWYSLIVLFVLFVLLRRIVASPFGLSLTGIREGGKRMPAIGADVPRRLTAAFTLGAAIAGVAGALLAQTTQFVGLDTLGFARSADLLIMLVLGGTGRLYGALVGAALFMLAQSTISDLNPVYWQFWLGLLLVAIVLFARGGILGGLERLLGKLRSAREPAP from the coding sequence ATGATCGCGCGCTGGCTCGATCCGCCGCGGCCGCCGCTCCCAACCGATCGCTGGCGGCCGCTGGAAGTACTGTTCTGGCTGCTGCCGGTGGCGGCGTACTTCGTGTTTCCCGGCTACCTGTCGCTGCTGTCGCAGATCATGATCACCGGGCTGTTCGCGGTGTCGCTGGACCTGATCCTCGGCTATGCCGGCATCGTCTCGCTCGGCCACGCGGCGTTCTTTGGCATCGGCGCCTACACCGCCGGTCTGCTCGCCGCGCACGGCTGGCCCGAACCGCTGCTGGGCCTCGCCGCCGCCGCGCTGCTGGCCGCGCTGGCCGGCTACTTGGTCAGCTTCCTGGTGGTGCCGGGGCAGGACCTGACGCGGCTGATGGTGACGCTGGGGATCGGCCTGATGCTGTTCGAGGGCGCGAACAAGGCGACCGACATCACCGGCGGCGTCGACGGCCTGCAGGGCATCGCGTCCGGCAAGGTGCTCGGCCTGTTCGCGTTCGACCTGTTCGGCAAGACCGCGTACTGGTACAGCCTGATCGTGCTGTTCGTGCTGTTCGTGCTGCTGCGGCGCATCGTCGCTTCGCCGTTCGGCCTGAGCCTGACCGGCATTCGCGAGGGTGGCAAGCGCATGCCGGCGATCGGCGCCGACGTGCCGCGGCGCCTGACGGCGGCGTTCACTTTAGGCGCGGCGATCGCCGGCGTCGCCGGCGCGCTGCTGGCGCAGACCACGCAGTTCGTCGGCCTCGACACGCTGGGCTTCGCGCGCTCGGCCGACCTGCTGATCATGCTGGTGCTCGGCGGCACCGGGCGCCTGTACGGCGCGCTGGTCGGTGCCGCGCTGTTCATGCTGGCGCAGTCGACTATCTCGGACCTGAACCCGGTGTACTGGCAGTTCTGGCTCGGGCTGCTGCTGGTCGCGATCGTGCTGTTCGCGCGCGGCGGCATCCTCGGCGGGCTCGAGCGGCTGCTTGGCAAGCTGCGCAGCGCGCGGGAGCCCGCGCCGTGA
- a CDS encoding ABC transporter, ATP-binding protein 1 (cluster 4, leucine/isoleucine/valine/benzoate) translates to MSQPTPELRTVGLSKTWGEFNANSDISLTFTPGARHALIGPNGAGKTTFINLLTGALAPTRGQVLLGDHDITKLTQNQRVKLGMTRTFQINTLFAGLTVLESVALAICERRGLQRRWHQTVAAQRSVIDEAMELIGRLRLADDAGTTTHSLPYGRQRLVEIALALATTPQILLLDEPAAGIPSAESAELFEVIAQLPREVTIVFIEHDMGLVFRFAERITVLVGGRVLVEGTPAEIAADERVRQVYLGEAALHV, encoded by the coding sequence GTGAGCCAACCGACGCCCGAGTTGCGCACCGTCGGCCTGTCGAAGACCTGGGGCGAATTCAACGCGAACAGCGACATCTCGCTGACCTTCACACCCGGTGCGCGGCACGCGCTGATCGGCCCGAACGGCGCCGGCAAGACCACCTTCATCAACCTGTTGACCGGCGCGCTCGCGCCGACCCGCGGCCAGGTGCTGCTCGGCGACCACGACATCACGAAGCTCACGCAGAACCAGCGCGTGAAACTGGGCATGACCCGGACCTTCCAGATCAACACGCTGTTCGCCGGCTTGACCGTGCTCGAATCGGTGGCGCTGGCGATCTGCGAACGCCGCGGCCTGCAGCGCCGCTGGCACCAGACGGTGGCGGCGCAGCGCAGCGTGATCGACGAGGCGATGGAACTGATCGGACGGCTCCGACTCGCGGACGACGCCGGCACGACTACGCACAGCCTGCCCTACGGCCGCCAGCGCCTGGTCGAGATCGCGCTGGCGCTCGCGACCACGCCGCAGATCCTGCTGCTCGACGAGCCGGCCGCCGGCATTCCGTCGGCCGAGAGCGCCGAGCTGTTCGAAGTCATCGCGCAGCTGCCGCGCGAAGTCACGATCGTCTTCATCGAGCACGACATGGGGCTGGTGTTCCGCTTCGCCGAGCGCATCACCGTGCTGGTCGGCGGGCGCGTGCTGGTCGAGGGCACGCCGGCCGAGATCGCGGCGGACGAGCGCGTGCGCCAGGTCTACCTGGGCGAGGCGGCCCTTCATGTCTGA